The following are from one region of the Ochotona princeps isolate mOchPri1 chromosome 4, mOchPri1.hap1, whole genome shotgun sequence genome:
- the LOC101531363 gene encoding olfactory receptor 226, with amino-acid sequence MERRNHSGRVNEFVLLGFPAPAPLRALMFALSLLAYVLVLTENMLIIMTIRSHPTLHKPMYFFLANMSFLEIWYVTVTIPKMLAGFIGFKDHRQLISFEGCMTQLYFFLGLGCTECVLLAVMAYDRYVAICHPLQYPVIVSDRLCVQLAAGSWAGGFGISMVKVFLISRLSYCGPNIINHFFCDVSPLLNLSCTDMSTAELTDFVLAIFILLGPLSVTGASYMAITGAVLRIPSAAGRYKAFSTCASHLTVVIIFYAASIFIYARPKALSAFDTNKLVSVLYAVIVPLLNPIIYCLRNQEVKKALRHTLHLYQGQDVNPRKTGRDR; translated from the coding sequence ATGGAGCGGCGGAACCACAGTGGGAGGGTGAATGAGTTTGTGCTGCTGGGCTTCCCAGCTCCCGCACCACTGAGAGCCCTGAtgtttgctctgtctctgctggctTATGTGCTGGTACTGACCGAGAACATGCTTATCATTATGACAATCAGGAGCCACCCAACCCTCCATAAacccatgtatttttttctggctAATATGTCCTTCCTGGAGATCTGGTATGTCACTGTCACTATTCCCAAAATGCTTGCTGGTTTTATTGGGTTCAAAGATCACAGGCAGCTCATCTCCTTTGAAGGCTGTATGACACAGCTCTACTTTTTCCTGGGCTTGGGCTGCACTGAGTGTGTTCTCCTTGCTGTTATGGCCTATGATCGTTATGTGGCCATCTGTCATCCTCTCCAGTATCCTGTCATTGTCAGTGACCGGCTATGTGTGCAGCTGGCAGCTGGGTCCTGGGCTGGGGGTTTTGGCATTTCAATGGTCAAAGTTTTTCTCATTTCTCGGCTCTCTTACTGTGGTCCCAATATCATCAACCACTTTTTCTGTGATGTGTCTCCATTGCTCAACCTCTCCTGCACTGACATGTCCACGGCAGAGCTTACAGACTTTGTTCTGGCCATTTTTATCCTACTGGGACCACTTTCTGTCACTGGAGCCTCCTACATGGCCATCACCGGTGCTGTGTTGCGCATCCCCTCAGCTGCTGGACGCtataaagccttttccacctgtgcctctcacctcACTGTTGTAATCATCTTCTATGCAGCCAGTATCTTCATCTATGCCAGGCCAAAAGCACTCTCAGCTTTTGACACCAACAAGTTGGTTTCTGTACTCTATGCTGTCATTGTCCCATTGCTCAACCCTATCATTTACTGCTTGCGCAACCAGGAAGTCAAGAAAGCCTTGCGCCATACTTTGCACTTATACCAAGGCCAGGATGTTAACCCCAGGAAAACTGGTAGAGACAGGTAG